A single window of Nicotiana tomentosiformis chromosome 1, ASM39032v3, whole genome shotgun sequence DNA harbors:
- the LOC138900517 gene encoding uncharacterized protein, translating into MIEIRGMLQQLIGTNGKMQEKLAAYDSAIKGIETQLGQLSMSLNNRPQGTLPADTNINPKEQNPNQLMTVSLRNERDLDREQEVAQSRRETTPTTPVTLEADGSAELTEVVVEQAQVDKGKAKEGEQVSEQVAPLVPEASNKEKTSSSGQRLTPTPFPQRLAKQKKDDQYRKFMEMLRQIQLNIPLMDALREMLGYANMMKDLISQKFNFQDMSTVTLTQTCSVVVTRPMAQKVSDPGSFTIPCTIGSYAFAKALCDLGASINLMPLEIYTKLGIGRARPTSMLLQLADRTVDEEIPIILGMPFLATGRALIDCETGELKMRLNNEEIIFNVQQSMRRPNEFANCSLVEAVDVILQEEDETLNVKDTLDACLMNLEEMDGEGLAEWVMALEDQGFWKREPRFEPLRLEKRETSPAKPSIEEPPQLDLKPLPAHLRYTFLEPNSTLPVIISSSLLAVQVEQLLQVLQEGKTTIG; encoded by the exons ATGATAGAAATCAGGGGtatgctgcaacaactcattggaacaaatggtaagatgcaagaaaagttagcagcatatgattcagcaatcaaaggcattgaaactcaaCTGGGACAGCTGTCTATGTCCTTGAACAATCGCCCCCAAGGAACATTGCCTGCAGATACAAATATTAACCCAAAGGAGCAAAACCCAAATCAGCTAATGACGGTGAGTCTCAGGAATGAAAGAGATTTAGACAGAGAGCAAGAAGTTGCTCAATCTCGGAGAGAAACTACACCAACTACTCCAGTTACATTAGAGGCAGATGGGTCAGCAGAGCTTACCGAGGTGGTAGTTGAACAGGCACAGGTTGACAAGGGTAAGGCGAAGGAAGGTGAACAAGTCTCAGAAcaggtggcacctcttgtgccagaagcttccaacaaagaaaagacatCAAGTAGTGGACAGAGGTTGACTCCTACACCATTCCCTCAGAGAttggcaaaacaaaagaaagatgatcaatacaggaaattcatggaaatgcttcgacagattcaattgaatattccactgatggatgctttgagggaaatgcTAGGGTATGCAAACATGATGAAGGACCTGATATCGCAGAAATTTAACTTCCAGGACATGTCCACTGTAACTCTGACACAGACCTGCAGCGTGGTAGTGACAAGACCTATGGCCCAAAAGGTGTCTGATCCAGGTAGCTTCACTATCCCATGCACTATTGggagttatgcttttgctaaagcattgtgtgacttgggagccagcataaacttgatgcccttggaaATCTATACAAAACTGGGCATTGGTAGAGCTAGACCGACCTCAATGTTGTTGCAACTGGCTGATCGCACA GTGGATGAAGAGATACCCATCATTCTGGGAATGCCATTCTTAGCCACTGGGAGAGCATTAATTGattgtgagactggagagttaaaaatgaggttgaacaatgaagaaataatattcaacgttCAACAATCCATGAGGAGACCCAATGAATTTGCAAACTGCTCACTAGTGGAGGCCGTGGATGTGATACTGCAAGAAGAGGATGAGACCCTTAATGTCAAGGATACACTAGATGCctgcttgatgaatttggaagagatggacgGTGAAGGGTTGGCAGAGTGGGTCATGGCTCTCGAAGATCAAGGATTCTGGAAAAGGGAACCTCGGTTCGAGCCCCTACGCTTAGAAAAGAGAGAAACATCGCCTGCAAAaccatcaatagaggagccaccacaaCTGGACTTGAAACCGCTTCCAGCCCACCTTAGGTACACTTTCTTGGAGCCTAATTCTACTTTGCCTGTTATTATATCATCTAGTTTGCTAGCTGTGCAGGTAGAGCAACTATTGCAGGTATTGCAAGAAGGTAAGACTACCATTGGTTAG